A window of Natrinema versiforme contains these coding sequences:
- a CDS encoding YigZ family protein encodes MSDAYRTVSESATAEFVVQGSEFLGHVRPVESVDAAESFVETVREEYADATHNVPAYRVRTGDDGTEGHFLREYSSDDGEPSGSAGKPALNVLTQQDLENCAVVVTRYYGGTNLGVGGLVRAYSRAVKEAVEKAGIVEEHPHEQLRITVEYDDSGTVRSILESEGYEFEADYAAAVSFDVRVPLADGEALRDRIRSATSDRADLE; translated from the coding sequence GTGAGCGACGCGTACCGAACCGTCTCGGAATCCGCCACCGCCGAGTTCGTCGTCCAGGGGTCCGAGTTCCTCGGCCACGTTCGGCCCGTCGAATCAGTCGACGCCGCCGAATCGTTCGTCGAAACCGTCCGCGAGGAGTACGCCGATGCCACCCACAACGTCCCCGCCTACCGCGTGCGGACCGGCGACGACGGGACCGAGGGCCACTTCCTCCGGGAGTACTCGAGCGACGACGGCGAGCCCTCCGGCTCGGCCGGCAAGCCGGCGCTGAACGTCCTGACCCAGCAGGACCTCGAGAACTGCGCGGTCGTCGTGACCCGCTACTACGGCGGGACGAACCTCGGCGTCGGCGGCCTCGTCCGGGCGTACTCCCGCGCGGTGAAAGAGGCGGTCGAGAAAGCCGGTATCGTCGAGGAACACCCCCACGAGCAACTGCGGATCACCGTCGAGTACGACGATTCGGGGACCGTGCGGTCGATTCTAGAAAGCGAGGGCTACGAGTTCGAAGCCGACTACGCGGCCGCGGTCAGTTTCGACGTGCGTGTGCCACTCGCCGACGGCGAGGCGCTCCGGGACCGGATTCGGAGCGCGACGAGCGACCGCGCCGACCTCGAGTGA
- a CDS encoding amino acid-binding protein yields MFDEIMEKFEGSPSQQAVIRLLLERGFSVNDDGRVVSGGIEIPNTGIAREIGVDRRVVDSTTDVILEDDELRRIFQNISQVPSLMDLAPVLDLTVLSIEVIDAEREGIVAQVTGTLADHGISIRQTISEDPEFTDEPRLYLITDEELPGETITAIRDLEFVRKIEIQ; encoded by the coding sequence ATGTTCGACGAGATCATGGAGAAATTCGAGGGATCGCCGAGCCAGCAGGCGGTGATCCGGCTGCTGCTCGAGCGGGGGTTCTCCGTCAACGACGACGGGCGGGTCGTCTCCGGCGGGATCGAGATCCCGAACACGGGGATCGCCCGCGAGATCGGTGTCGACCGACGGGTCGTCGACTCGACGACCGATGTCATCCTCGAGGACGACGAACTGCGCCGCATCTTCCAGAACATCTCGCAGGTGCCGAGCCTGATGGATTTAGCGCCGGTCTTGGACCTGACGGTGCTCTCGATCGAGGTGATCGACGCCGAGCGGGAAGGGATCGTCGCGCAGGTCACCGGGACGCTGGCTGATCACGGCATCTCGATCCGCCAGACGATCAGCGAGGACCCCGAGTTCACGGATGAGCCCCGGCTCTACCTGATCACCGACGAGGAACTCCCCGGCGAGACGATCACCGCGATCCGCGACCTCGAGTTCGTCCGGAAGATCGAAATCCAGTGA